A genomic stretch from Aedes albopictus strain Foshan chromosome 2, AalbF5, whole genome shotgun sequence includes:
- the LOC134288166 gene encoding zinc finger and BTB domain-containing protein 45-like, whose amino-acid sequence MELGAAIIIRNSVDGKYRIRWHSCLHGWNNIVDILYRQAKFCDVSLGVHGPVGIQIIKAHRFVLAHASTYFANVFENLTTHRLHAAVVMIPPIVSENTMNLLLHYIYTGEVIIPQDLIGELFKAGKILQIKGFMTTSPPGSKPFTTECPLKPVAVKPREKTATAVPKDQGKTPVTIAAMPVAISKHVPNNAQELAGPSFRVMTTIAPIAEEICDAASSHAAVEKTTTEEQPSAVVDDPNQKMESNLPKLVCSACEKACGTVEQYNSHLDVEHGSMDPPMKKLKLMEEDWSAEFYSFVLCKDK is encoded by the exons ATGGAGCTGGGAGCCGCTATCATCATTCGGAACTCCGTCGATGGCAAGTATCGAATCCGTTGGCATTCCTGCCTGCATGGTTGGAACAACATTGTGGACATCCTCTACAG ACAAGCCAAGTTCTGCGATGTTTCACTTGGCGTTCATGGCCCTGTGGGCATTCAGATCATTAAGGCGCACCGTTTCGTATTGGCGCACGCAAGCACG TATTTCGCAAACGTATTCGAGAATCTGACGACACATCGCCTGCACGCGGCCGTAGTGATGATCCCTCCCATAGTAAGCGAAAACACGATGAATCTGCTGCTGCACTACATTTACACCGGCGAGGTCATAATTCCGCAGGATTTGATTGGCGAACTGTTCAAGGCGGGTAAGATTCTTCAAATCAAAGGCTTCATGACGACGTCGCCCCCCGGATCCAAGCCGTTCACAACCGAATGTCCGTTGAAGCCGGTCGCGGTTAAACCAAGGGAAAAAACGGCCACAGCCGTCCCAAAAGACCAGGGCAAAACACCAGTCACGATAGCTGCGATGCCAGTGGCGATTTCTAAGCATGTCCCAAACAATGCCCAAGAGCTTGCCGGACCATCTTTCAGAGTCATGACGACGATTGCTCCGATTGCAGAGGAAATCTGTGACGCGGCTTCTAGTCATGCTGCAGTCGAGAAGACCACTACTGAAGAGCAACCATCGGCGGTGGTGGATGATCCCAACCAGAAAATGGAGTCTAACCTCCCAAAATTGGTGTGCTCGGCTTGCGAGAAAGCTTGCGGCACTGTTGAGCAGTACAATTCGCACCTGGATGTCGAGCACGGTTCGATGGATCCTCCCATGAAGAAGCTGAAGCTAATGGAAGAGGACTGGTCTGCGGAGTTCTACAGCTTTGTGCTGTGCAAAGATAAGTAG